One window of the Candidatus Zixiibacteriota bacterium genome contains the following:
- a CDS encoding hypothetical protein (Evidence 5 : Unknown function), producing the protein MFWSKKKNEDKDAEFSINKKISDADKNKMETGKNRSRLTLEGLLEQGCDKDFVFYDE; encoded by the coding sequence ATGTTCTGGAGCAAAAAGAAGAACGAAGATAAGGACGCCGAGTTCTCTATAAATAAAAAGATTTCTGATGCGGATAAGAATAAAATGGAGACCGGGAAGAATCGCTCCAGGCTTACGCTGGAGGGACTCTTGGAACAGGGATGCGACAAAGATTTCGTCTTTTATGATGAGTGA
- a CDS encoding pleiotropic regulatory protein for carbon source metabolism (modular protein): MLILTRKLGESITIGDDIKVTVLGVFGRQVRIGIDAPPRVVVHREEIYVKIQNENRKAAKSVKQDLVNVVKLLKTKISGDAQKKKTPEFKYKKTTRKQPPETSN, translated from the coding sequence TTGCTAATACTAACAAGGAAGTTGGGCGAATCGATAACGATTGGGGACGACATAAAAGTGACCGTGTTGGGGGTGTTCGGCCGGCAGGTGCGGATAGGTATTGACGCCCCGCCGCGCGTTGTAGTCCACCGCGAAGAAATTTATGTCAAGATACAAAATGAAAACCGGAAGGCGGCAAAATCGGTGAAACAGGATTTGGTCAACGTTGTGAAATTGCTCAAGACCAAAATCTCCGGCGACGCCCAGAAGAAGAAAACGCCGGAATTTAAGTATAAGAAAACCACAAGAAAACAACCGCCGGAAACCAGCAATTAA
- a CDS encoding putative Flagellar hook-associated protein 1 (Evidence 3 : Putative function from multiple computational evidences) translates to MAGLFDALEMGKRALATQQLWLNTIGHNISNVESPGYTRQRVLTNTSPAISTPAGLVGTGVNATNILQIRDLFLNQQYREENKSLGQWTTLDKTLNQIQALFSEPNTDSLSDLLDKFWSSWSDLANNPESVSARSALKEQTNLLTNSFHRIYAQLSDMRNSVDSDVQLTVDKVNSIASEIGNLNEQIARLELGGQKANDLRDRRDYLIDQLSQYVDVNSVEQKNNMMTVYIGALAIVDGTSSFKLGTKKVGVENATSYDIVWAGTSKTIKNLNGELKGLVETRDNLIPKYQNYLDSLAESLVSQVNAVHQTGYGLDGSTGLGFFNPLNSNAATISLNDLIANDVNRIAASQSGEVGDNVIALAIADLRSAAAMMRGTASFSEFYNSMIGEIGTETNKAGNLKDNYGLLVQQLDNSRQSVQGVSLDEEMAQMVKYQHAFDAASRVITTMDQALETVIKGMGIVGR, encoded by the coding sequence ATGGCAGGATTGTTCGATGCTCTGGAGATGGGAAAAAGGGCCCTGGCAACTCAACAACTCTGGCTGAATACGATCGGACACAATATTTCCAATGTCGAATCGCCCGGTTACACCCGTCAGCGGGTATTAACCAATACCTCTCCCGCCATAAGCACCCCGGCCGGTTTGGTCGGGACCGGCGTCAACGCCACCAACATTCTGCAGATTCGTGATCTGTTTCTAAATCAACAGTATCGGGAAGAAAATAAATCCCTCGGCCAATGGACCACTCTGGATAAAACTCTCAATCAAATTCAGGCCCTCTTCTCCGAGCCGAATACCGATTCTCTGAGCGATTTGCTTGATAAGTTTTGGAGCAGTTGGTCGGATTTGGCCAACAACCCGGAATCGGTCTCCGCCCGCAGTGCTCTCAAGGAACAAACCAATTTATTGACCAATAGTTTTCATCGTATATACGCCCAATTATCCGACATGAGAAATTCCGTGGATAGTGACGTCCAGCTCACGGTCGATAAGGTCAACAGCATTGCGTCGGAAATCGGAAATTTAAACGAGCAAATTGCGCGTCTCGAGTTGGGCGGTCAAAAGGCCAATGACTTGCGTGACCGCAGGGATTATCTGATCGACCAACTGTCTCAATATGTCGATGTCAATTCGGTCGAGCAAAAGAATAATATGATGACCGTTTATATCGGAGCGCTGGCGATAGTCGATGGAACATCATCATTCAAATTGGGCACCAAGAAGGTCGGTGTGGAGAATGCCACCAGCTATGATATAGTCTGGGCGGGCACCTCCAAGACCATAAAAAACCTTAACGGGGAATTGAAAGGCCTGGTTGAGACCCGAGACAATTTGATTCCCAAGTATCAGAATTATCTGGATAGTCTGGCGGAGTCGCTGGTGTCACAGGTAAACGCCGTCCACCAGACCGGTTACGGTCTGGACGGCTCTACGGGCTTGGGTTTTTTCAATCCGCTCAATTCCAATGCCGCCACCATTTCTCTGAATGACCTCATAGCCAATGACGTCAACAGGATTGCCGCTTCGCAATCCGGCGAAGTGGGCGATAATGTCATTGCCCTGGCGATCGCCGATTTGAGAAGTGCCGCTGCCATGATGCGGGGGACGGCCTCATTCAGCGAATTTTACAACTCCATGATCGGGGAAATCGGGACAGAGACTAATAAAGCCGGAAATTTGAAAGATAACTACGGACTGCTGGTGCAGCAGCTGGATAATAGCCGCCAGTCGGTCCAGGGAGTATCACTTGACGAAGAGATGGCTCAAATGGTGAAATATCAGCATGCGTTCGACGCCGCTTCACGAGTCATCACAACCATGGATCAGGCGCTGGAGACTGTGATCAAGGGAATGGGAATAGTCGGCCGGTAG
- a CDS encoding hypothetical protein (Evidence 5 : Unknown function) — protein sequence MPKEFTDKSSNSELVQDLIEILKKEASLFETFLELLEQQQEALVRNDLTAINNVTERQREKIIEAGILSRKREMIVGLIADDYDSRGNLTVSRLVEIATSGQAEILTRLRETILELNDRIAKMRSQNEFLIDRSREIIMKTMELLARLKTPDDGYRNRGESSPSQTNLALDRRV from the coding sequence ATGCCGAAAGAATTTACAGATAAGAGTTCAAATTCTGAACTGGTGCAGGATCTGATTGAGATTCTCAAAAAGGAGGCGTCCCTTTTTGAAACATTCCTGGAATTGCTCGAACAACAGCAGGAGGCGCTGGTCCGGAACGATTTGACGGCCATTAATAATGTCACGGAACGACAGAGGGAGAAAATAATCGAAGCGGGGATACTCTCGAGGAAACGGGAAATGATAGTCGGGCTCATTGCCGACGATTATGATTCCCGCGGAAATTTGACGGTATCGCGGTTGGTAGAAATAGCGACCTCGGGGCAGGCGGAAATCCTGACTCGGCTCCGCGAAACGATATTGGAACTGAATGATAGGATCGCGAAGATGCGATCGCAGAATGAATTTCTGATTGATCGCTCCCGCGAAATAATTATGAAGACCATGGAATTACTGGCGCGCCTCAAGACACCCGATGACGGTTACCGCAATCGCGGCGAGAGCAGCCCGTCTCAGACCAATCTGGCGCTGGACAGGAGGGTATAA
- a CDS encoding putative Flagellar rod assembly protein FlgJ (Evidence 3 : Putative function from multiple computational evidences), which translates to MDLTVTTNKHIRSGTGQGIPLKRIDDLNAQKKKLAEASKGLESFFLYYVLKAMRKTVPENGGAAEMGLGAGIGKDVYTQIFDEELAKKMAGNGDRSIASMLYRSLERVLEKQNGVAPVSDGIKDVFPKANYIKIQSDTGKAIKIEKQELSSDESRSKNPNLINHDTAALSQKAAVNNSQQVNSADSEKTAGNKTGPISVEKNQAAVPAKPIASSYKEIIQNASERYRLNPALLESIISTESNGNPRAVSPAGAKGLMQLADTTASDMGVKDVFDPEENIHGGARYLRQLIDRFQDIKKALAAYNAGPEKVARYEGIPPYRETRNYVKTIIDSLPQGTTYYE; encoded by the coding sequence ATGGATTTGACCGTTACAACAAATAAGCATATCCGCTCCGGAACCGGGCAGGGTATTCCTCTCAAAAGAATCGATGACCTGAATGCCCAGAAGAAGAAACTGGCCGAGGCTTCAAAAGGCCTGGAGTCTTTTTTCCTCTATTATGTTTTGAAAGCGATGCGCAAGACTGTGCCGGAAAATGGAGGCGCCGCTGAAATGGGACTGGGCGCCGGTATCGGTAAAGATGTCTATACTCAGATTTTTGATGAAGAACTGGCCAAAAAGATGGCGGGGAACGGTGATCGAAGTATCGCCAGCATGCTCTATCGTTCTTTAGAGCGGGTCCTGGAGAAGCAAAATGGGGTGGCTCCGGTTTCGGACGGTATTAAGGACGTCTTTCCCAAGGCAAATTATATAAAGATTCAGAGTGATACCGGGAAAGCGATCAAAATTGAAAAGCAGGAATTATCCTCTGATGAGAGCCGTTCGAAAAACCCAAATCTCATAAATCATGACACCGCCGCATTGTCTCAAAAGGCCGCCGTAAATAATTCCCAACAAGTCAATAGCGCAGATTCCGAAAAAACCGCCGGCAATAAAACGGGTCCAATTTCTGTCGAAAAGAATCAGGCCGCCGTCCCGGCAAAACCTATTGCCAGTAGTTATAAAGAAATAATTCAGAACGCCTCGGAGAGGTACCGACTCAACCCGGCCCTTCTGGAATCGATTATCAGCACGGAGTCAAATGGTAATCCGCGGGCGGTTTCTCCAGCTGGCGCCAAAGGTTTGATGCAATTGGCCGATACCACCGCTTCGGATATGGGCGTGAAGGATGTTTTTGACCCGGAGGAGAATATACACGGGGGCGCCAGGTATCTGCGGCAATTAATCGACCGTTTCCAGGACATCAAGAAGGCCCTGGCGGCCTATAATGCGGGCCCCGAAAAGGTGGCCCGTTATGAGGGGATTCCGCCATACCGTGAAACCAGAAATTATGTCAAAACCATTATCGACAGTCTACCGCAGGGGACAACCTATTATGAATAA
- the flgI gene encoding Flagellar P-ring protein: MNSLICTRISIPSFLIAAVALMILAMAPPAESSTRIKDITRLQSENEADLLGYGLIIGLDGTGDGKGTQFTTQSLANLMHRMGMTVDPEKLKVKNVAAVIVTGKITSNNRIGDRIDVTVSSVGDASSLQGGLLLMTQLSSASGDVYANAQGPVSIGGFNVQVEDGNKIINNYTLVGRVPGGGVIVNTIAPKSDQNSFVLALQSPDFTTAARIAEKINKKYGLIAFVDNAATIRLNVPDSFQYANEKVHLIADIDSMQIDPDQVARVVINERTGTIVAGGNVTIAPVAIAHGNITVNIKSTPVISQPEPFSKGETVVMPEYQISVNSEKARVINLAEAVSLADVASALNQIGAAPRDIIAIFESLKQAGALRAELVII, encoded by the coding sequence ATGAATAGTCTAATTTGTACCAGAATATCGATACCGTCTTTTCTAATCGCGGCGGTCGCCTTAATGATCCTCGCCATGGCGCCGCCGGCGGAGTCCTCGACGCGCATAAAGGACATCACCCGCTTACAGAGCGAAAATGAAGCTGATTTGCTCGGCTATGGTCTGATAATTGGTCTTGATGGAACCGGCGACGGCAAGGGAACCCAGTTCACCACTCAATCGCTGGCTAATTTGATGCACCGGATGGGAATGACGGTTGATCCGGAAAAATTGAAGGTGAAAAATGTCGCCGCCGTGATTGTGACGGGAAAAATTACCTCGAATAACAGAATCGGGGATAGAATCGATGTGACCGTCTCATCGGTCGGTGATGCTTCCTCTTTGCAGGGAGGGTTGCTTCTGATGACGCAATTGTCATCGGCCAGCGGCGATGTATATGCCAATGCTCAGGGACCGGTATCGATCGGCGGTTTCAACGTGCAGGTCGAAGACGGCAACAAGATCATTAATAATTACACCCTTGTCGGGAGAGTACCTGGAGGCGGTGTGATCGTAAACACCATTGCGCCCAAATCCGACCAGAATAGTTTCGTATTGGCCCTGCAATCACCTGATTTCACAACCGCAGCCCGGATCGCGGAAAAAATAAATAAGAAATATGGACTGATAGCCTTCGTCGATAACGCCGCCACGATTCGCCTCAATGTTCCCGACTCTTTCCAGTATGCCAACGAGAAAGTGCATCTCATTGCCGATATCGACAGCATGCAGATTGATCCGGATCAGGTGGCGCGAGTAGTTATCAACGAAAGAACCGGAACTATAGTGGCGGGAGGAAACGTGACGATCGCCCCCGTCGCTATCGCTCATGGGAACATTACGGTCAATATAAAATCAACGCCCGTGATATCACAACCGGAGCCTTTTTCCAAAGGGGAAACGGTGGTGATGCCGGAATATCAGATATCCGTTAACTCCGAAAAGGCACGCGTCATAAATCTGGCTGAGGCCGTTTCACTGGCCGATGTCGCCTCGGCGCTCAATCAAATTGGTGCCGCCCCGCGTGACATTATTGCCATTTTCGAATCGCTCAAACAGGCGGGAGCCCTCCGCGCAGAACTGGTAATAATATAA
- a CDS encoding Flagellar L-ring protein has translation MKILKILLFIIILLLLPFSLRVWSGDFGQGTSLYTDIKAHKVGDILTVLVYEVSDASSQTQTKAEKTGSFSTDGGPGAGKLDFIPFFSVSHENKNSYDGKGQNTRNQSLRGKITVTVVGVKENGDLIIKGSRTVGISKDKETMTLTGVVRPRDVTGANTIDSYLIADADITYTGKGSTNSASRPGFIMRFLNWLF, from the coding sequence ATGAAGATATTGAAGATATTGCTGTTTATAATAATTCTGCTGCTCTTGCCGTTTTCATTACGTGTCTGGTCGGGAGACTTCGGGCAGGGAACATCATTATATACCGACATCAAGGCCCATAAGGTCGGGGATATTTTGACCGTGCTGGTATATGAGGTGTCAGATGCGTCCAGCCAGACCCAAACCAAGGCCGAAAAAACCGGTTCATTCAGTACCGACGGCGGCCCCGGGGCAGGAAAACTTGATTTCATTCCTTTTTTCAGCGTCAGCCACGAAAATAAAAATTCCTACGACGGTAAGGGGCAGAATACCCGTAACCAAAGTCTGCGTGGCAAAATAACGGTAACCGTTGTCGGTGTGAAAGAAAATGGGGATCTGATAATTAAGGGAAGCCGGACGGTCGGAATTTCCAAAGATAAAGAGACGATGACCTTGACCGGAGTGGTTCGTCCCCGCGATGTGACCGGCGCCAATACCATCGATTCCTATCTTATCGCCGACGCCGATATCACTTATACCGGGAAAGGCTCAACTAACAGCGCCAGCCGGCCGGGCTTCATCATGCGGTTTCTCAACTGGCTGTTTTAG
- a CDS encoding exported hypothetical protein (Evidence 5 : Unknown function): MIKGKWICLFLTLIVSFAVSAVTASELTEKELINKVIVLYQLDTGNIAISVRRMPNIPQASDYDSVAIKLSANLPSNDLTTIPVIFLRRGEPILESRMQLKITRFDNVLVATSDIRRNENITDQNCRLERADITGLTEVPLSDISQLPGKWSKRYIRKGQILTSGMVEEIPTVLSGQPISILYRSSTFEISARGKALQSGYSGEKIRVQNIQSNKIISGTVVDDRTVSVEGL; this comes from the coding sequence ATGATAAAAGGCAAATGGATTTGTCTTTTCCTGACATTGATTGTGTCATTTGCAGTATCGGCTGTGACCGCATCCGAATTGACCGAAAAAGAGCTGATAAACAAAGTAATCGTCTTATATCAACTCGACACCGGGAACATAGCGATATCCGTCCGGAGGATGCCGAATATTCCTCAGGCTTCCGATTATGATAGTGTTGCAATCAAACTTTCCGCCAATTTGCCGTCAAATGATCTGACCACAATTCCGGTTATCTTTCTGCGCCGCGGGGAACCAATCCTGGAAAGCCGAATGCAGTTAAAAATTACTCGATTTGATAATGTACTGGTGGCGACAAGCGACATCAGGCGCAATGAAAATATCACCGATCAAAATTGCCGCCTGGAACGGGCCGACATCACGGGGCTGACGGAGGTGCCTTTATCCGATATTTCGCAACTGCCAGGCAAGTGGTCGAAAAGATATATCAGGAAGGGGCAAATATTGACTTCGGGCATGGTAGAAGAAATCCCTACCGTTCTAAGCGGGCAACCTATAAGCATTTTATATAGGTCGTCGACTTTTGAAATCTCGGCCCGTGGCAAGGCCCTGCAATCGGGATATTCGGGCGAAAAAATCAGAGTTCAAAATATACAGTCGAATAAAATAATATCCGGCACGGTGGTCGATGACAGGACGGTGTCGGTGGAAGGTTTATGA
- the flgG gene encoding flagellar component of cell-distal portion of basal-body rod (Evidence 2a : Function from experimental evidences in other organisms; PubMedId : 1482109; Product type s : structure) has product MIKAMRSASSGMLAQQMNVDNIANNLANVNTTGYKRSRVEFQDVLYQNLRRAGTATSLGTSAPTNLDVGYGTRAVSTVREFSTGDLTQTGNALDLAIEGNGFFQISMPDGTTSYTRDGALKVSAEGRVVTSDGFFLYPEITIPDNAESISVSMDGDVSVKLVGNDEPQSIGRLELAKFINPAGLSAVGHNLYNQTLASGAPILAGPTEEGMGKIDQGYLEISNVRVVDEMVNMIVAQRAYELNSKVIQTSEDMTQIVNNLKR; this is encoded by the coding sequence ATGATAAAAGCAATGCGCAGTGCCTCCTCCGGTATGCTGGCACAGCAGATGAATGTCGATAATATTGCCAATAACCTGGCCAATGTGAACACCACCGGCTATAAGAGAAGTCGGGTCGAATTTCAAGATGTTCTGTATCAAAATCTCCGCCGCGCCGGAACCGCTACGTCTCTGGGGACCTCGGCCCCGACCAATCTGGATGTCGGCTACGGAACCCGGGCTGTCTCAACCGTCCGCGAGTTTTCTACCGGCGACTTGACTCAGACCGGCAACGCTCTTGATCTCGCCATCGAAGGGAACGGATTTTTCCAGATATCCATGCCCGATGGGACAACTTCCTATACCCGTGACGGGGCCCTCAAAGTTTCGGCTGAGGGTCGGGTGGTGACATCCGATGGTTTCTTTTTGTACCCGGAAATCACTATCCCGGATAACGCCGAATCGATCTCGGTCAGTATGGATGGCGATGTCTCGGTGAAGCTGGTCGGAAATGACGAACCGCAGTCCATTGGCCGACTCGAATTGGCGAAATTTATAAATCCGGCCGGGCTATCCGCGGTGGGACATAATCTGTACAACCAGACGCTGGCGTCTGGCGCGCCGATTCTCGCCGGCCCAACCGAAGAGGGAATGGGGAAAATCGATCAGGGATATCTGGAAATATCAAATGTCCGGGTGGTCGACGAAATGGTCAACATGATTGTCGCCCAGCGGGCCTATGAACTGAACTCCAAAGTCATCCAAACCAGCGAGGATATGACGCAGATCGTCAATAATCTGAAAAGATAG
- a CDS encoding putative Flagellar basal-body rod protein FlgG (Evidence 3 : Putative function from multiple computational evidences) produces MIKGLYRSASGMLPRIKEQEITANNLANASAPGFKRDMVFTKELSRAQAKLVPKKSDWETPMIDQVYTDYDQGSLDQTGNPLDVALEGAGFFVAESAEGNTVLTRAGSFMISPDGYLVDPNGNRLLGDSGPIGVGEGTVSIAENGQVQVDDAQIGTLQVVDVADKSSLVKIGDNAFEVPQGIDLPRAMNFLIKQGYLESSNVNVVKEMVDMIVSFRNFEADAQAVKAQDDSLDKLINNVGRVR; encoded by the coding sequence ATGATAAAAGGACTATATCGTTCCGCGTCCGGCATGTTGCCGCGAATAAAGGAACAAGAGATTACGGCCAATAATCTGGCTAATGCTTCGGCGCCCGGTTTCAAACGTGATATGGTTTTTACGAAGGAATTATCGCGCGCTCAGGCCAAACTGGTTCCCAAAAAATCCGATTGGGAAACGCCCATGATTGATCAGGTCTATACCGATTATGATCAGGGGTCGCTGGATCAAACCGGCAATCCGCTTGACGTAGCATTGGAGGGCGCGGGATTTTTCGTGGCGGAGTCAGCCGAAGGAAATACTGTTCTGACACGAGCCGGTTCGTTTATGATCAGCCCCGATGGTTATCTGGTCGATCCGAATGGCAATCGTCTGCTCGGCGACAGCGGCCCGATAGGTGTGGGAGAGGGGACAGTTTCGATTGCCGAAAACGGGCAGGTACAGGTTGATGATGCACAGATCGGGACGCTGCAGGTGGTTGATGTCGCGGACAAATCATCGCTGGTAAAAATCGGGGATAATGCTTTTGAGGTTCCCCAGGGGATCGACTTGCCCCGGGCAATGAATTTTCTCATCAAACAGGGATATCTCGAATCATCCAATGTCAATGTGGTCAAGGAAATGGTCGATATGATCGTGTCGTTCCGCAATTTCGAGGCCGACGCTCAGGCGGTTAAGGCCCAGGATGATTCGCTGGATAAATTGATCAATAATGTCGGCCGGGTCCGTTAG
- a CDS encoding exported hypothetical protein (Evidence 5 : Unknown function) produces MRKLSGLLLLCLIITAPAFPDPGIPDTVRIDSVSAYLGGTAILPVYFFNDEPLSGLELTIRHDSELITLDSFSLAGGRLSYIPSGDLISRSGAGLFDLLVPDNTGFIPVGTGLFCNLYFSVSRAAAGNTFVIDTTYWAPASRTFLIDSEGYSIDPKIVKGYITVSEPPPSNDSIWIDTLTARTGKTAAVNIYGYNSEDISKIDLALTYSSADLIFDSVSYAGTRGVLASSRTVSQNPADRQVLVSLSFSSASLPVGAGPLATLVFTVNNNAPEERVIIDSASFLGTIPLEFTTGGGLTFAPYFREGYVDIKSGTAVEERKSPVIPTKYALAQNYPNPFNPSTAIKFDLPQTSQVKLEIFNILGQKIRTLINREMTAGSYDITFDGKGDDNKQLGSGVYFYRLRAGEFEQSRSMMLLK; encoded by the coding sequence ATGAGAAAATTATCCGGTCTTCTATTATTATGTTTGATAATTACGGCCCCGGCATTCCCCGATCCGGGCATCCCCGATACGGTGAGAATAGATTCAGTATCGGCTTATCTGGGCGGCACAGCCATACTTCCGGTCTATTTCTTTAACGATGAGCCGTTAAGCGGTCTGGAGTTGACGATACGACACGACTCCGAATTGATAACGCTGGATTCATTCTCGCTGGCCGGAGGACGGCTCAGTTATATTCCTTCAGGCGACCTGATTTCCCGCTCCGGTGCCGGCCTGTTTGATTTGCTTGTGCCGGATAACACGGGATTTATTCCGGTCGGCACAGGCTTATTTTGCAATCTCTATTTTTCCGTCAGTCGGGCCGCGGCCGGAAATACCTTTGTTATCGATACTACCTATTGGGCGCCGGCCTCAAGAACATTTCTAATTGACTCGGAGGGTTATTCAATTGATCCGAAGATTGTAAAAGGGTATATTACAGTCTCCGAACCGCCGCCGAGTAATGACTCCATCTGGATAGATACACTGACAGCCCGAACCGGAAAGACCGCCGCCGTGAATATTTATGGATATAATTCTGAGGATATATCAAAAATAGATCTCGCCCTGACTTACTCCTCAGCCGATTTAATATTCGATTCCGTATCATACGCGGGGACTCGCGGCGTTCTGGCTTCGAGCCGGACGGTCAGTCAGAATCCGGCCGATCGGCAAGTTCTGGTCTCATTATCATTCTCCTCCGCATCCTTACCGGTCGGGGCCGGCCCCCTCGCCACCCTTGTTTTCACTGTGAATAATAATGCTCCCGAGGAAAGGGTCATAATCGATTCGGCCAGTTTTCTCGGGACCATCCCGCTAGAATTCACTACCGGGGGCGGACTGACCTTTGCGCCGTATTTCCGGGAAGGATATGTCGACATCAAATCGGGAACCGCCGTCGAAGAAAGAAAGAGCCCCGTTATCCCGACCAAATATGCACTGGCGCAGAATTATCCCAATCCGTTCAATCCCTCGACAGCGATAAAATTCGACCTTCCCCAGACATCGCAAGTCAAGCTGGAAATCTTTAATATCCTGGGGCAAAAAATCCGTACCTTAATCAACCGGGAGATGACTGCCGGTTCTTACGATATAACTTTTGATGGAAAAGGAGATGATAACAAGCAACTCGGCTCGGGTGTCTATTTCTATCGCCTGCGGGCGGGAGAATTCGAACAAAGCCGTAGCATGATGCTGCTCAAATGA
- a CDS encoding putative Flagellar export protein FliJ (Evidence 3 : Putative function from multiple computational evidences), whose product MKKFRFRLERVLQIKAHHERDKQKFLALASHRVMQQEQLLDNLIFSRTETQERQRNFLEGKIEPQVLSGYSRYYMILNKNELAGKEVLKAYLADREKKRLELVEATKQKKIYEKLRERKRAAHLKNAELTMQKEQDELASNLFNYKKGSRGYRKPSE is encoded by the coding sequence ATGAAAAAGTTCCGCTTTCGGCTGGAAAGAGTTCTTCAAATTAAGGCCCATCACGAGAGGGATAAGCAGAAATTCCTGGCTCTGGCGTCGCACCGCGTGATGCAACAGGAGCAATTGCTTGATAACCTGATATTCAGCCGGACTGAAACCCAGGAGAGGCAAAGGAATTTTCTTGAAGGGAAAATCGAGCCCCAGGTCCTTTCCGGGTATTCGCGATACTATATGATTCTCAATAAGAACGAACTGGCCGGGAAAGAAGTCTTGAAAGCGTACCTGGCCGATCGGGAAAAAAAGCGTTTGGAACTGGTCGAAGCGACGAAGCAGAAAAAAATATACGAGAAATTGAGAGAACGGAAACGGGCCGCGCACCTGAAAAACGCCGAATTGACAATGCAGAAAGAACAGGACGAACTGGCCTCGAATCTTTTCAATTACAAAAAAGGCTCGCGGGGATACCGCAAGCCTTCTGAATGA